A region of Aliivibrio fischeri DNA encodes the following proteins:
- the frr gene encoding ribosome recycling factor, translating into MINEIKKDAQERMEKSVEALKNNLLKIRTGRAHPSLLSGISVEYYGAQTPLNQVANVVAEDSRTLAITVFDKELAGLVEKAIMMSDLGLNPMSAGTVIRVPLPPLTEERRKDLVKIVRGEAENGRVAIRNIRRDANGDVKALLKEKEISEDDDRRAQDEIQKLTDAAVKSIDEVLAVKEKELMEV; encoded by the coding sequence GTGATTAACGAAATTAAAAAAGATGCGCAAGAGCGTATGGAAAAAAGTGTTGAAGCACTGAAAAATAACCTGTTAAAAATTCGTACAGGTCGTGCTCACCCAAGTCTTCTTTCTGGTATCTCAGTAGAATACTACGGTGCTCAAACACCATTAAATCAAGTTGCTAACGTTGTTGCGGAAGATTCACGTACGCTTGCAATTACGGTTTTCGATAAAGAACTTGCTGGTCTTGTTGAAAAAGCAATCATGATGTCAGATCTTGGGCTAAACCCAATGTCAGCTGGTACGGTAATCCGTGTACCACTTCCACCACTAACTGAAGAGCGTCGTAAAGACCTAGTTAAGATTGTTCGTGGTGAAGCTGAAAATGGCCGTGTTGCTATTCGTAATATCCGTCGTGATGCAAATGGTGATGTGAAAGCGCTTCTTAAAGAGAAAGAAATTTCTGAAGATGATGATCGTCGTGCACAAGATGAGATTCAAAAGCTTACAGATGCTGCTGTTAAGAGTATTGATGAAGTACTTGCAGTAAAAGAAAAAGAGTTAATGGAAGTATAA
- the pyrH gene encoding UMP kinase, which produces MTTNPKPVYQRILLKLSGEALQGEEGFGIDPATLDRMAQEVKELIELGVQVGVVIGGGNLFRGAGLAEAGMNRVVGDHMGMLATVMNGLAMRDALHRAYVNARVMSAIPLKGVCDDYNWADAIAQLRQGRVVIFSAGTGNPFFTTDSAACLRGIEIEADVVLKATKVDGVFTADPVSNPDAELYDKLSYSSVLEKELKVMDLAAFTLARDHNMPIRVFNMNKPGALRRVVMGETEGTLISNAE; this is translated from the coding sequence ATGACGACGAACCCGAAACCAGTATATCAGCGTATTCTATTAAAACTTAGTGGTGAAGCACTTCAAGGCGAAGAGGGTTTTGGTATTGACCCTGCAACGCTTGATCGTATGGCTCAAGAAGTAAAAGAGCTGATCGAGCTTGGTGTTCAAGTTGGTGTTGTTATCGGTGGTGGTAACCTTTTCCGTGGTGCAGGTCTTGCAGAAGCAGGCATGAACCGTGTAGTAGGTGATCACATGGGTATGCTAGCGACAGTAATGAATGGCTTAGCGATGCGTGATGCACTACACCGTGCATACGTAAATGCTCGAGTAATGTCAGCTATCCCTCTTAAAGGTGTATGTGACGATTACAACTGGGCTGATGCTATCGCTCAATTACGTCAAGGCCGTGTGGTTATTTTCTCTGCTGGTACAGGTAACCCATTCTTTACAACAGACTCTGCTGCATGTCTACGTGGTATTGAAATTGAAGCTGATGTTGTTTTAAAAGCAACAAAAGTAGATGGTGTATTTACTGCTGATCCAGTATCTAACCCTGATGCAGAATTGTATGATAAACTGTCTTACAGCAGCGTTCTTGAAAAAGAATTAAAAGTGATGGACTTAGCAGCGTTTACTCTTGCTCGTGACCACAACATGCCTATTCGTGTATTTAACATGAACAAGCCTGGTGCATTACGTCGTGTAGTTATGGGTGAAACTGAAGGCACACTGATCAGCAACGCTGAATAA
- the tsf gene encoding translation elongation factor Ts — MATVTAALVKELRERTGAGMMECKKALVEANADIELAIENMRKSGAAKAAKKAGNVAAEGAIIIKEENGVAALLEVNCQTDFVAKDSNFTAFAEEVVAAAVATQATVEELQAQFEETRVALVAKIGENINIRRVQYVAGSALASYRHGEKIGVVVAGEGDAETLKHIAMHVAASKPEYVNPSDVPADVVEKEKAVQVEIAMNEGKPQEIAEKMVIGRMKKFTGEVSLTGQAFIMEPKKTVAEILKEKGASVSNFVRLEVGEGIEKAAEMSFADEVAAVQKG; from the coding sequence ATGGCAACTGTAACTGCTGCTCTTGTAAAAGAACTTCGTGAGCGCACTGGCGCTGGCATGATGGAATGTAAAAAAGCGCTAGTTGAAGCGAACGCTGATATCGAACTAGCGATCGAAAACATGCGTAAATCTGGTGCTGCTAAAGCTGCTAAAAAAGCAGGTAACGTTGCTGCTGAAGGCGCAATCATCATCAAAGAAGAAAACGGCGTTGCTGCTCTTCTTGAAGTTAACTGTCAAACTGATTTCGTTGCTAAAGATTCTAACTTCACAGCATTTGCTGAAGAAGTTGTTGCTGCAGCTGTTGCAACTCAAGCAACTGTTGAAGAACTTCAAGCACAATTCGAAGAAACTCGTGTTGCTCTAGTAGCTAAAATCGGTGAAAACATCAACATCCGTCGCGTACAATACGTTGCTGGTTCTGCACTAGCTTCTTACCGTCACGGCGAGAAAATCGGTGTTGTTGTAGCTGGTGAAGGCGATGCTGAAACTCTTAAGCACATCGCTATGCACGTTGCTGCTTCTAAGCCTGAGTACGTTAACCCATCTGACGTACCTGCTGACGTAGTAGAAAAAGAAAAAGCTGTTCAAGTTGAAATCGCTATGAACGAAGGCAAACCTCAAGAAATCGCTGAGAAAATGGTTATCGGCCGTATGAAGAAATTCACGGGCGAAGTTTCTCTAACAGGTCAAGCTTTCATCATGGAACCTAAGAAAACTGTTGCTGAAATTCTTAAAGAGAAAGGCGCTTCAGTATCTAACTTCGTACGTCTAGAAGTTGGTGAAGGTATCGAGAAAGCTGCAGAAATGAGCTTTGCTGATGAAGTAGCTGCAGTACAAAAAGGTTAA
- the map gene encoding type I methionyl aminopeptidase: MSVKIKNAAEIEKMRVAGQLAAEVLEMIEPYVKAGVTTEELDQICHKHITEVQGAIPAPLNYHGFPKSICTSINHIVCHGIPASQDEQYNGFVKPAVLKDGDILNIDITVIKDGYHGDTSKMFLVGDVSPTDKRLCLIAQESLYVGMRKVKPGVKLGEIGTAIQKYIKGTTPKCSIVRDYCGHGIGSEFHEEPQVVHYKNSDRTVLKAGMTFTIEPMINLGKFGCLQDDNDGWTVYTGDGKNTAQWEHTILVTETGCEVLTLRAEETIPRHMNNK; encoded by the coding sequence ATGTCAGTAAAGATTAAAAACGCTGCAGAAATTGAAAAAATGCGCGTAGCCGGCCAATTAGCCGCTGAAGTACTTGAAATGATTGAACCTTATGTGAAAGCTGGGGTAACAACAGAAGAACTTGATCAAATTTGCCATAAGCACATTACTGAAGTTCAAGGCGCAATCCCTGCTCCATTAAATTACCATGGTTTCCCTAAATCTATCTGTACATCAATTAACCATATTGTTTGTCATGGTATTCCTGCATCACAAGATGAACAATACAATGGTTTTGTAAAACCTGCTGTATTAAAAGATGGCGACATCCTTAATATTGATATCACAGTAATCAAAGACGGTTACCATGGTGATACTTCAAAGATGTTCTTAGTTGGTGATGTAAGCCCTACAGATAAACGCCTGTGTCTAATTGCACAAGAGAGTTTATATGTTGGTATGCGTAAAGTTAAACCGGGTGTAAAACTGGGTGAAATTGGTACTGCTATTCAAAAATACATCAAAGGCACAACACCAAAATGTTCTATCGTGCGCGATTACTGTGGGCATGGTATTGGTTCTGAATTCCATGAAGAACCACAAGTTGTTCATTACAAAAACAGCGATCGTACTGTATTAAAAGCAGGCATGACATTTACTATTGAACCAATGATCAATTTAGGTAAATTCGGTTGTCTTCAAGACGACAACGATGGTTGGACAGTATACACAGGCGACGGTAAAAATACCGCTCAATGGGAACACACTATTTTAGTAACCGAAACGGGTTGTGAAGTGTTAACTTTACGTGCTGAAGAAACCATTCCTCGCCACATGAACAACAAATAA
- the glnD gene encoding bifunctional uridylyltransferase/uridylyl-removing protein GlnD — protein MSIPLSLSDTQLNITELKQQLTLFSQYQINAFHQHKTVSDLVLERSHYFDQLLSRLWQFFKFDDIANTSLIAVGGYGRGELHPLSDIDILILTENNTNDAFCQKVGELVTLLWDLKLEVGHSVRSITECIEIGQNDLTVATNLQEARYISGNKELSHQLKLKIHSDSFWPSESFYQAKIDEQKKRHSRYHDTTYNLEPDIKSSPGGLRDIHTLSWVARRHFGATSLLEMSQAGFLTDAEYRELLECQEFLWRIRFALHIELKRYDNRLTFGHQASVAEHLGFIGEGNRGVERMMKEFYRTLRRVAELNSMLLKIFDQAILHQGEQDDAIIIDDDFQRRGRLIEARKPALFQARPDTILDMFLLMANDSTIDGVAPPTMRQLRTARRRLNRFLCEIPEAKEKFLQLTQHPNALNNAFSSMHKLGVLSAYLPQWSHIVGQMQFDLFHAYTVDEHSIRLLKHINKFSDTTNRDKHPICCEIFPKIMKKELLIIAAIFHDIAKGRGGDHSELGAVDAYDFCISHGLSKPEANLVSWLVKSHLLMSVTAQRRDIYDPDVITEFAKQVRDEERLDYLVCLTVADICATNPDLWNSWKRSLIADLYNATQRALRRGLENPPDLRDRIRHNQQMASAQLRSEGFTQWEVDALWRRFKADYFLRHTHKQIAWHASHLLRHQDKEKSLILISKNASRGGTEIFVYSKDQPHLFATVAAELDRRSITIYDAQVMSSKDGYALDTFMVLDQNDDPIDEERQQRLIDQLYDVKLNDQATHIKTRRPPRQLQHFNVKTRMEFLPTKTGKRTLMEFVALDTPGLLATVGATFAQLGINLHAAKITTIGERAEDLFILTSDVGGRLDDEKQAELELALVKNVARLSS, from the coding sequence ATATCTATCCCCCTATCCTTATCCGATACTCAGCTTAATATTACCGAACTAAAGCAACAACTTACTCTTTTCTCCCAATACCAAATTAACGCTTTTCATCAGCACAAAACCGTTTCAGATTTAGTACTTGAACGATCTCACTATTTTGATCAATTACTCTCTCGACTGTGGCAATTTTTTAAATTTGATGACATCGCAAATACATCCCTGATCGCCGTCGGTGGCTATGGACGGGGTGAACTTCATCCTCTTTCAGATATTGATATTCTCATTTTAACTGAGAACAATACCAATGATGCATTTTGCCAAAAAGTAGGAGAGTTAGTCACTCTACTTTGGGACTTAAAATTAGAAGTTGGCCATAGTGTTCGTTCAATAACAGAGTGCATAGAAATAGGTCAGAATGATTTAACTGTAGCGACTAACTTACAAGAAGCTCGCTACATCAGTGGTAATAAAGAACTGTCCCACCAACTAAAATTAAAAATACATTCAGACAGTTTCTGGCCAAGTGAGTCGTTTTATCAAGCTAAAATTGATGAACAGAAAAAACGTCACAGCCGTTACCATGACACCACATACAACTTAGAACCTGACATAAAATCAAGTCCAGGAGGCTTGAGAGACATTCATACCCTAAGCTGGGTTGCTCGACGCCACTTTGGAGCAACGTCCCTACTTGAGATGAGTCAAGCTGGTTTCTTAACCGATGCAGAATATCGCGAATTATTAGAATGCCAAGAGTTCTTATGGCGCATTCGCTTTGCGTTGCATATTGAACTGAAGCGATACGACAATCGACTCACCTTTGGTCACCAAGCTTCCGTTGCTGAGCATTTAGGTTTTATTGGTGAAGGAAATCGCGGTGTAGAGCGTATGATGAAAGAGTTCTATCGAACTTTACGTCGTGTTGCTGAGCTAAATAGCATGCTGCTCAAAATTTTTGACCAAGCAATCCTTCATCAAGGTGAGCAAGACGATGCCATTATCATCGATGATGATTTTCAACGCCGTGGACGATTAATTGAAGCTCGAAAGCCTGCTCTATTTCAAGCTCGTCCAGACACCATACTAGACATGTTTTTATTAATGGCGAACGACTCAACCATTGACGGAGTTGCTCCTCCTACAATGCGTCAATTACGAACCGCTCGACGTCGCCTTAATCGTTTTTTATGTGAAATACCTGAAGCCAAAGAAAAATTTCTACAATTAACTCAGCACCCAAATGCATTAAACAATGCCTTTAGTTCCATGCATAAATTAGGGGTTCTTTCTGCTTACTTACCTCAATGGAGCCATATTGTAGGACAAATGCAATTTGATTTATTTCATGCTTATACAGTTGATGAGCACAGCATTCGTCTGCTTAAGCATATTAATAAATTTTCGGATACTACAAACCGAGATAAACACCCTATCTGCTGTGAAATCTTCCCTAAAATAATGAAAAAAGAGTTACTTATCATAGCTGCCATTTTTCATGATATAGCAAAAGGCCGTGGGGGCGATCACTCAGAACTGGGTGCCGTAGATGCCTATGATTTTTGTATTAGCCATGGACTATCAAAACCGGAAGCCAATTTAGTTTCTTGGCTCGTAAAAAGCCACTTGCTCATGTCTGTTACGGCACAACGTCGTGATATTTACGATCCTGACGTGATCACTGAGTTTGCAAAACAAGTTAGAGATGAAGAACGTTTAGATTACTTAGTGTGCTTAACTGTTGCAGATATCTGTGCGACTAATCCGGATTTATGGAACAGTTGGAAACGCTCACTTATCGCAGATTTATATAATGCCACCCAACGAGCACTGAGAAGAGGGCTAGAGAACCCGCCAGACTTACGAGATCGTATTCGTCATAATCAACAAATGGCTTCTGCACAACTTCGTAGTGAAGGGTTCACGCAATGGGAAGTCGATGCTCTGTGGCGTCGATTTAAAGCGGATTATTTCTTACGTCATACTCATAAACAAATTGCATGGCATGCTAGCCATCTGCTTCGTCATCAAGATAAAGAAAAATCATTAATACTCATCAGTAAAAACGCCTCTCGTGGCGGAACTGAAATTTTTGTTTACAGTAAAGATCAACCGCATCTTTTTGCAACTGTAGCAGCAGAGTTAGATAGACGTAGTATTACGATTTATGATGCTCAAGTTATGTCCAGTAAAGATGGGTATGCGCTCGATACCTTTATGGTTCTTGATCAAAATGATGACCCTATTGATGAAGAACGACAACAAAGATTAATTGATCAACTTTACGACGTTAAACTAAATGACCAAGCAACGCACATTAAAACCCGCCGACCGCCACGCCAGCTTCAACATTTTAATGTAAAAACACGCATGGAGTTTTTACCAACTAAAACAGGGAAAAGGACGTTAATGGAGTTTGTTGCATTAGATACTCCAGGGTTATTAGCGACGGTTGGGGCCACATTTGCTCAATTAGGAATCAATTTACATGCCGCAAAGATCACCACAATTGGTGAGCGAGCTGAAGATTTATTCATCCTAACATCAGATGTTGGTGGTCGACTTGACGACGAAAAACAAGCAGAGCTTGAATTAGCATTAGTTAAAAATGTAGCGAGATTAAGCTCATAA